The Candidatus Accumulibacter similis genome has a segment encoding these proteins:
- a CDS encoding branched-chain amino acid ABC transporter substrate-binding protein, with amino-acid sequence MRKEHIPGVLIVLAASVALIGCGKKEEPKAAAPAPAAAPAPAPKPEIVVKIGHVAPLTGPIAHLGKDNENGARLAVEDANAKKLEIDGKVVKFELLGEDDQADPKTGTVVAQKLVDAKVAGVVGHLNSGTTIPASAIYNQAGLPQISPSATNPKYTQQGFNTTFRVMANDIQQGSVVGTYAVKDMGAKKVAIIDDRTAYGQGLADEVEKAAKAAGANIVAREFTTDKATDFKAILTKIKAKNPDVIFLGGMDAIGGPMLKQIKELGIKAKFTTGDGGCSPELIKLAGAASEGVICSQAGLPVDKLPNGQKFVEDFTRKYGQIQIYSPYSYDAVMVLVDAMKRANSADPVKYLPEVGKTSYDGVTGKIEFDEKGDIKNGAITVFEIKDGKLVTLKTEGGTAPAAAPAAAAPAAAPEAKK; translated from the coding sequence ATGAGAAAAGAACACATTCCTGGTGTACTGATCGTACTCGCCGCCTCGGTGGCGCTGATCGGCTGCGGGAAGAAGGAGGAACCCAAGGCCGCTGCTCCTGCACCCGCCGCTGCACCGGCGCCGGCGCCGAAGCCGGAGATTGTGGTCAAGATCGGTCACGTCGCCCCGCTGACCGGGCCGATCGCCCACTTGGGCAAGGACAACGAGAACGGTGCCCGTCTGGCCGTCGAAGATGCCAACGCCAAGAAGCTGGAGATCGACGGCAAGGTCGTCAAGTTCGAACTGCTCGGCGAGGATGATCAGGCCGATCCGAAGACCGGCACGGTGGTTGCCCAGAAACTGGTCGACGCCAAGGTCGCGGGCGTCGTCGGGCACCTCAACTCGGGAACGACGATTCCGGCGTCGGCAATCTACAATCAGGCGGGTCTGCCGCAGATTTCACCTTCGGCGACCAATCCAAAATATACGCAACAGGGCTTCAACACGACCTTCCGCGTCATGGCCAACGACATCCAGCAGGGTTCGGTGGTCGGTACCTACGCCGTCAAGGACATGGGTGCGAAGAAGGTCGCGATCATCGACGACCGCACCGCCTACGGCCAGGGTCTCGCCGACGAGGTCGAGAAGGCTGCCAAGGCAGCCGGTGCGAACATCGTCGCGCGCGAGTTCACCACCGACAAGGCGACCGATTTCAAGGCCATCCTGACCAAGATCAAGGCCAAGAATCCGGACGTGATCTTCCTTGGCGGAATGGACGCGATCGGCGGCCCGATGCTCAAGCAGATCAAGGAACTCGGTATCAAGGCGAAGTTCACCACCGGTGACGGTGGCTGCTCGCCGGAACTGATCAAGCTTGCCGGTGCCGCTTCGGAAGGAGTCATCTGCTCACAGGCGGGACTGCCGGTCGACAAGCTGCCGAATGGCCAGAAGTTCGTCGAGGACTTCACCAGGAAGTATGGCCAGATCCAGATCTATTCGCCGTACAGCTACGATGCGGTGATGGTCCTGGTTGACGCGATGAAGCGGGCCAATTCCGCCGATCCGGTCAAGTATCTGCCGGAAGTCGGCAAGACCTCGTACGATGGCGTGACCGGCAAGATCGAGTTCGACGAGAAGGGTGACATCAAGAACGGCGCGATCACCGTCTTCGAGATCAAGGACGGCAAGCTGGTCACGCTGAAGACCGAGGGTGGCACGGCGCCTGCCGCAGCCCCCGCCGCCGCAGCGCCCGCTGCAGCTCCCGAAGCCAAGAAGTAA
- a CDS encoding c-type cytochrome: protein MKAIYACLLAAAGVMSAGAVQADEALAKSKNCLSCHAVDKKVVGPAYKDVAKKYTAKDEAMLAEKVIKGGKGVWGPVPMPPNPSVTPDEANKLVKWILSQK from the coding sequence ATGAAAGCGATCTACGCGTGCCTGCTGGCGGCTGCCGGCGTGATGTCTGCCGGTGCTGTGCAGGCTGACGAGGCCCTTGCCAAGTCGAAGAACTGCCTGTCTTGTCACGCGGTGGACAAGAAGGTTGTCGGTCCGGCGTACAAGGATGTGGCCAAGAAATACACGGCCAAGGATGAAGCCATGCTCGCCGAGAAGGTGATCAAGGGTGGCAAGGGTGTCTGGGGGCCGGTGCCGATGCCGCCGAATCCCTCGGTCACTCCCGACGAAGCCAACAAGCTCGTGAAGTGGATTCTCAGCCAGAAGTGA
- the ilvD gene encoding dihydroxy-acid dehydratase → MPHYRSRTSTHGRNMAGARALWRATGMADGDFGKPIIAVVNSFTQFVPGHVHLKDLGQLVAREIEAAGGVAKEFNTIAIDDGIAMGHDGMLYSLPSRDLIADSVEYMVNAHCADAMVCISNCDKITPGMLMAAMRVNIPTIFVSGGPMEAGKVQWGGKVVAIDLVDAMVKGGDSNCSDAEVEAFERSACPTCGSCSGMFTANSMNCLTEALGFSLPGNGSLLATHADRRGLFLQAGRQIVDLCRRYYEHDDAAVLPRSIGSLAAFENAMALDVSMGGSTNTVLHILAAAQEGGVDFTMDDIDRISRRVPCLAKVAPATPDYHMEDVHRAGGIFAILGELDRAGLIHRDVPTVHAATLGEAIDRWDVLRAPEAAVGEFYRAAPGGIPTQTAFSQNRRYADLDLDRAGGCIRNIANAYSQDGGLAVLYGNIASDGCIVKTAGVDASIWVFSGRARVFESQDDAVQAILGDQVHAGEVVVIRYEGPKGGPGMQEMLYPTSYLKSKGLGKACALLTDGRFSGGTSGLSIGHVSPEAAEGGAIGLVEEGDLIEIDIPARRIHLAVADAELARRRAAMDARGESAWRPAAARARVVSRALQAYALMATSAATGAVRDLGRLRGA, encoded by the coding sequence ATGCCGCACTATCGTTCACGCACCTCGACCCATGGCCGCAACATGGCCGGCGCGCGCGCCCTCTGGCGTGCCACCGGCATGGCCGATGGTGATTTCGGAAAGCCGATCATCGCCGTCGTCAATTCCTTCACCCAGTTCGTTCCCGGGCATGTGCATCTCAAGGATCTCGGGCAACTGGTCGCGCGCGAGATCGAGGCCGCCGGCGGCGTGGCCAAGGAGTTCAACACGATAGCGATCGACGACGGCATCGCCATGGGGCACGACGGCATGCTCTACTCGCTGCCCTCGCGCGACCTGATTGCCGACTCGGTCGAGTACATGGTCAATGCCCATTGTGCCGACGCCATGGTGTGCATCTCGAATTGCGACAAGATCACTCCCGGCATGCTGATGGCGGCGATGCGCGTGAACATCCCGACGATCTTCGTCTCCGGTGGCCCGATGGAGGCCGGCAAGGTGCAATGGGGCGGCAAGGTGGTGGCGATCGACCTGGTGGATGCGATGGTCAAGGGCGGCGACAGCAACTGCTCCGACGCCGAGGTCGAGGCCTTCGAGCGCTCGGCATGTCCCACCTGCGGCTCCTGTTCGGGCATGTTCACCGCCAATTCGATGAACTGCCTGACCGAGGCGCTCGGGTTTTCGCTGCCGGGCAACGGCAGCCTGCTGGCCACCCATGCCGATCGCCGCGGGTTGTTTCTCCAGGCCGGCCGCCAGATCGTCGACCTCTGCCGGCGCTACTACGAGCACGACGACGCCGCGGTGCTGCCCCGTTCGATCGGCAGTCTGGCCGCCTTCGAGAACGCCATGGCGCTCGACGTGTCGATGGGCGGTTCGACGAACACGGTGCTGCACATCCTGGCGGCGGCACAGGAGGGCGGCGTCGATTTCACGATGGACGACATCGACCGCATCTCGCGTCGCGTACCCTGCCTGGCGAAGGTCGCTCCGGCAACGCCGGACTACCACATGGAGGACGTGCACCGAGCCGGTGGCATTTTCGCCATCCTCGGCGAGCTCGACCGCGCCGGCCTGATCCATCGCGACGTGCCGACGGTACATGCGGCGACGCTTGGCGAAGCGATCGATCGCTGGGACGTGCTGCGCGCGCCGGAGGCGGCGGTGGGCGAGTTCTACCGGGCGGCGCCGGGTGGCATTCCGACGCAGACGGCGTTCTCGCAGAACCGTCGTTACGCCGACCTCGATCTCGACCGCGCCGGCGGCTGCATCCGCAACATTGCCAACGCGTATTCGCAGGATGGTGGCCTCGCCGTTCTCTACGGCAACATCGCCAGCGATGGCTGCATCGTCAAGACTGCCGGCGTCGATGCCAGCATCTGGGTGTTCAGCGGGCGGGCACGGGTCTTCGAGAGCCAGGACGACGCGGTGCAGGCGATTCTCGGCGATCAGGTGCACGCGGGCGAGGTGGTGGTGATTCGCTACGAAGGACCGAAGGGCGGTCCGGGCATGCAGGAGATGCTCTATCCGACCTCCTACCTCAAATCGAAGGGGCTGGGCAAGGCCTGCGCCCTGCTGACCGATGGGCGCTTCTCGGGTGGCACCTCGGGTCTGTCGATCGGTCACGTCTCGCCGGAGGCAGCCGAAGGCGGGGCGATCGGCCTCGTCGAGGAAGGCGACCTGATCGAGATCGACATACCCGCCCGTCGCATCCATCTCGCCGTCGCTGATGCCGAACTGGCGCGGCGGCGGGCAGCGATGGATGCGCGCGGCGAGTCCGCCTGGCGACCGGCAGCGGCACGCGCGCGCGTCGTTTCGCGGGCCCTGCAGGCCTACGCGCTGATGGCGACCTCGGCGGCAACCGGCGCCGTGCGCGACCTCGGCCGGCTGCGCGGCGCCTGA
- a CDS encoding prolipoprotein diacylglyceryl transferase, producing the protein MLIHPQFDPVAVSLGPLSVHWYGLMYLVAFVQFWWLGKYRLLHQPQFARSGWTVQQLDDLLFYGVLGVITGGRLGQVLFYEPGYYLREPLQILAVWRGGMSFHGGLLGVLLAMALYARKTARQWLEITDFIAPLVPLGLAAGRVGNFINGELWGRAADPSLPWAMIFPAVDELPRHPSQLYQAGLEGLLLFVVLWLYARRERPRGAVSGAFLVGYGILRWVAEYFRSPDAGIFGLSHTVSMGQWLSLPMIAAGIMLIVAAGRQRA; encoded by the coding sequence GTGTTGATCCATCCGCAGTTCGACCCAGTCGCCGTCTCACTCGGCCCGCTGAGTGTACACTGGTACGGGCTGATGTATCTCGTCGCGTTCGTCCAATTCTGGTGGCTCGGCAAGTACCGGCTGCTGCATCAGCCACAGTTCGCCCGCTCGGGCTGGACCGTGCAACAGCTCGACGATCTGCTGTTTTACGGGGTTCTCGGCGTGATCACCGGCGGCCGTCTCGGACAGGTCCTGTTCTACGAGCCCGGCTACTACCTGCGCGAGCCGCTGCAGATTCTCGCGGTCTGGCGCGGTGGCATGTCCTTCCACGGCGGCCTGCTGGGCGTCCTGCTGGCGATGGCATTGTACGCCCGCAAGACGGCTCGCCAGTGGCTCGAAATCACCGACTTCATCGCGCCGCTGGTGCCGCTCGGCCTGGCTGCCGGGCGTGTCGGCAACTTCATCAACGGCGAACTGTGGGGCCGTGCGGCGGATCCGTCGCTGCCCTGGGCGATGATCTTCCCGGCGGTGGACGAATTGCCGCGCCACCCGTCGCAGCTCTATCAGGCCGGGCTCGAAGGCCTGCTGCTGTTCGTCGTGCTCTGGCTCTACGCGCGCCGGGAGCGGCCGCGCGGCGCCGTCTCGGGTGCCTTTCTCGTCGGCTACGGAATCCTGCGCTGGGTGGCCGAGTATTTTCGCTCGCCCGACGCAGGGATTTTCGGCCTTTCCCACACCGTCAGCATGGGGCAGTGGCTGTCACTGCCGATGATCGCTGCCGGCATCATGTTGATCGTCGCCGCGGGCCGCCAGCGCGCCTGA
- a CDS encoding malonyl-CoA decarboxylase translates to MAEGMVVRGLRRVRTLLAEGSASRGLTGKQLLQVRALLHECAGGVGGEISARQRAARLAGAYQHLDDEGRATFLRLVATEFGPDPQRVAEAHAGYQEAIGSDQQWAAESALRNAMRSTRLRILTQFNALPQGVKFLVDLRADLLRYATQDPALRSLDRELESRLGAWFDVGFLELQRITWNSPATLLEKLIEYEAVHEIRSWNDLKNRLDSDRRCYAFFHPRMPMEPLIFVEVALVDRLADNVQALLDEHAPVFDAQRATTAIFYSISNTQAGLRGVSFGNFLLKRVVDDLKRDYPRLVSFATLSPLPTFCRWAEKNPEAWRKAFTPADLERIGRHLPADTLPPASASDLQGVLADSRWSQDPRLTRALQHGLLRLAARYLMTTAKGGRPYDPVARFHLGNGARIERLNYLADTSARGQKQSYGLMVNYLYDPDTIESNVEAFSRSGEIAAAAAIRRSARD, encoded by the coding sequence ATGGCAGAAGGTATGGTGGTGCGCGGGCTGCGCCGTGTGCGGACGCTGCTCGCCGAAGGGAGCGCGTCGCGTGGCCTCACGGGCAAACAACTGCTGCAGGTACGCGCGCTCCTGCACGAATGCGCCGGCGGTGTCGGCGGCGAGATCTCGGCCCGGCAACGCGCCGCCCGTCTCGCCGGCGCCTACCAGCATCTCGACGACGAGGGGCGGGCCACCTTCCTGCGACTCGTCGCCACCGAATTCGGGCCCGATCCGCAGCGGGTAGCCGAAGCGCACGCAGGCTACCAGGAGGCCATCGGCAGCGACCAGCAGTGGGCTGCCGAATCGGCGCTGCGGAATGCCATGCGCTCGACGCGCCTGCGCATCCTGACGCAGTTCAACGCCCTGCCGCAGGGCGTCAAGTTCCTCGTCGACCTGCGCGCGGACCTGCTGCGCTACGCGACGCAGGATCCGGCGCTGCGCTCGCTCGATCGGGAACTCGAATCGCGGCTGGGCGCCTGGTTCGATGTCGGCTTCCTGGAACTGCAGCGAATCACCTGGAACTCGCCGGCAACACTGCTGGAGAAGCTGATCGAATACGAGGCGGTGCATGAGATCCGTTCGTGGAACGATCTCAAGAACCGGCTCGATTCCGACCGGCGCTGTTACGCTTTCTTCCATCCGCGCATGCCGATGGAGCCGCTGATCTTCGTCGAGGTGGCGCTCGTCGACCGCCTCGCCGACAACGTGCAGGCGCTGCTCGACGAGCACGCGCCGGTGTTCGACGCCCAACGCGCCACGACGGCGATCTTCTACTCGATCTCCAATACCCAGGCCGGACTGCGCGGCGTTTCCTTCGGCAACTTCCTGCTCAAGCGCGTGGTCGACGACCTCAAACGCGATTATCCGCGGCTGGTCAGCTTCGCCACCCTGTCGCCGCTGCCGACTTTCTGCCGCTGGGCAGAGAAGAACCCCGAGGCCTGGCGGAAAGCGTTCACTCCGGCCGACCTCGAACGGATCGGACGCCACCTGCCGGCCGACACGCTGCCACCGGCAAGCGCCAGCGACCTGCAGGGCGTGCTTGCCGACAGCCGCTGGAGCCAGGATCCGCGCCTGACGCGCGCGCTGCAGCACGGGCTGCTGCGCCTGGCGGCGCGCTACCTGATGACGACGGCCAAGGGCGGCCGCCCCTACGATCCGGTCGCCCGCTTCCACCTCGGCAACGGCGCCCGCATCGAGCGCCTCAACTATCTGGCTGACACCTCGGCCCGCGGCCAGAAGCAGTCCTACGGCCTGATGGTGAATTATCTCTACGACCCTGATACCATCGAATCCAATGTCGAAGCGTTTTCGCGCAGCGGCGAGATTGCCGCCGCTGCAGCCATCCGTCGCTCTGCCCGTGACTGA
- a CDS encoding VOC family protein translates to MSQRPFKVLGIQQIAIGGPDKMKLRQLWVDMLGLEITGNFVSERENVDEDIAAMGKGPFKVEVDLMQPVDPEKKPAVHATPLNHVGLWIDDLPQAVEWLTANGVRFAPGGIRKGAAGFDITFLHPKASAEFPIAGEGVLIELVQAPPEVVEAFARIA, encoded by the coding sequence ATGAGTCAACGTCCATTCAAGGTCCTCGGAATCCAGCAGATCGCCATCGGCGGTCCGGACAAGATGAAACTGCGTCAACTCTGGGTCGACATGCTCGGCCTCGAAATCACCGGCAACTTCGTCAGCGAGCGCGAGAACGTCGATGAAGACATCGCCGCCATGGGCAAGGGCCCGTTCAAGGTCGAGGTCGACCTGATGCAGCCGGTCGACCCGGAGAAGAAGCCCGCCGTACATGCCACGCCGCTCAATCACGTCGGCCTGTGGATCGACGATCTGCCGCAAGCGGTTGAATGGCTGACGGCCAACGGCGTTCGCTTCGCACCGGGCGGAATCCGCAAGGGAGCCGCCGGCTTCGACATCACCTTCCTGCACCCGAAAGCCAGTGCCGAATTCCCGATCGCCGGCGAGGGCGTGCTGATCGAACTGGTGCAGGCACCACCCGAGGTCGTCGAGGCTTTCGCCCGCATCGCCTGA
- a CDS encoding bacteriohemerythrin, with amino-acid sequence MNRIDFLPWDDSFDTSLPEVDGQHRRLVTLINALASHVAFRTNIPQLGEMFDELVNYAVYHFQTEEAIWHEYLAGDQSERDHRVTHASFVQEVSRLRAQQDACQTARAAEETLAFLTRWLISHILESDRYMACTVAALRTGLSREAAQRHASAEMAQGVRTLADIVLSINATPATNALHLMSELAELRQTQAELQHESEKNRALLRAASDGVHVLDAVGNIIEVSNSFCAMLGCAREELVGSNMASRDVRFADGDGLSRLRQELDSPQRRVLHTRYRHRDGSLIDVDVSGVPVTIEGQRLLFYSARDVSERKQAEKQLAEERQRLADQLRFTARLLNTIPNPVFFKDENGRYLGCNTAFEKYVGIERRNLIGRTMHDIAPAALADRYLAADRALFEQRGTQSYQAQVRYADGTLHDVVFNKATFNRSDGSLGGLVGIMLDVSERMRMERALQQQAAFTDAIIEAMGDGVAVCHEIAAPPLVRFTVWNPAMQQLTGYSQNEVNQAGWQRVLQVDDERQDEALRRARRMRRGDHLRGEEWTIRRRDGERRTLQVHTTFVTPPSGGVHLLLVLRDVSARKAAEQLVRQQRDLAQSYLDTVQSLMLALDSEGRITMINRAGRELLGYGEGELLGRCWFSTCLPQPKGREQSLPFFRRIIAGELDANRSSEDSVLCRDGSQRLIGWKTGPLTDDAGRIVGTLSSGADIGERKEVEAELDRHRAHLETLVAQRTAELSLAKDAAESANRAKSEFLSSMSHELRTPMNAIIGFAQMLEYEGELSTDQQDSVHEILQASRHLLELINEVLDLARIESGRIQLSLETTEIAAVVDDCRHLVEPLALARGITLTIDVPTGAAVYADRIRLKQALLNLLSNAIKYNREGGSVHLGVEQQRTAAGLRQRFRVTDSGIGIAVGRLGEVFQPFTRLQGENSEIEGTGIGLTITKRLVELMDGEIGAESEPGVGSRFWIDIPAATLDRQGSTTDQGHYAQAVIPAASDERRVLCIDDNPSNLKLMTQILGRHGNLRLLTAHAPQLGIELALAHQPHLVLLDINMPGMDGYEVLAVLQRNPATRRTPVIAITANALARDVERGRAAGFLDYITKPIDVAAFLNVVDQALEKQRSARPQ; translated from the coding sequence ATGAACAGGATCGATTTTCTGCCTTGGGATGACAGTTTCGACACCAGCCTGCCGGAGGTTGACGGCCAGCACCGGCGACTGGTCACACTCATCAACGCCCTCGCCAGCCATGTCGCCTTCAGGACGAACATCCCGCAACTCGGCGAGATGTTCGATGAGCTCGTCAACTACGCCGTCTACCACTTCCAGACCGAGGAGGCGATTTGGCATGAGTACCTTGCCGGCGATCAGTCCGAACGCGATCACCGGGTGACCCACGCCAGCTTCGTGCAGGAAGTGTCACGACTGCGCGCCCAGCAGGATGCGTGCCAGACGGCGCGGGCTGCCGAAGAGACCCTGGCTTTCCTGACACGCTGGCTGATCTCTCATATCCTCGAGAGCGACCGTTACATGGCCTGCACCGTCGCGGCGCTGCGCACCGGCCTGTCACGCGAAGCGGCGCAACGGCACGCCAGCGCGGAAATGGCGCAGGGTGTGCGGACGCTGGCCGACATCGTCCTGTCGATCAATGCGACACCAGCCACCAACGCCCTGCACCTGATGTCCGAACTGGCCGAACTGCGGCAAACGCAGGCCGAACTGCAGCACGAGAGCGAGAAGAATCGGGCCTTGCTGCGCGCCGCCAGCGATGGCGTCCATGTCCTCGACGCGGTGGGCAACATCATTGAGGTCAGCAACTCCTTCTGCGCCATGCTCGGCTGCGCACGCGAAGAACTCGTCGGCAGCAACATGGCGTCCCGTGACGTACGCTTCGCCGACGGAGACGGATTGAGCAGGCTGCGCCAGGAGCTCGACAGTCCACAACGGCGAGTACTGCACACCCGCTACCGCCACCGGGATGGCAGCCTGATCGACGTCGATGTCAGCGGCGTGCCGGTGACGATCGAGGGGCAACGACTGCTGTTCTATTCCGCCCGAGACGTCAGCGAGCGCAAACAGGCTGAGAAACAACTGGCGGAGGAGCGTCAGCGCCTGGCGGACCAGCTTCGTTTCACCGCCCGACTGCTCAACACGATTCCCAATCCGGTCTTCTTCAAGGACGAGAACGGTCGCTACCTGGGCTGCAACACCGCCTTCGAGAAGTACGTAGGGATCGAGCGCCGCAACCTGATCGGTCGCACGATGCACGACATCGCCCCCGCCGCCCTCGCCGACCGGTATCTGGCCGCCGACCGGGCGCTGTTCGAGCAGCGCGGAACGCAGTCGTACCAGGCGCAGGTGCGTTACGCGGACGGCACGCTGCACGACGTCGTCTTCAACAAGGCGACGTTCAACCGGTCCGACGGCAGCCTGGGCGGACTGGTCGGCATCATGCTCGACGTCAGCGAACGCATGCGGATGGAACGTGCTCTGCAGCAACAGGCAGCGTTCACCGACGCCATCATCGAGGCGATGGGCGATGGGGTCGCCGTCTGCCACGAAATCGCGGCGCCACCGCTGGTCCGTTTCACGGTCTGGAACCCTGCGATGCAGCAGCTGACCGGCTACAGCCAGAATGAAGTCAATCAGGCTGGCTGGCAACGGGTGCTGCAGGTCGACGACGAACGGCAGGATGAGGCTTTGCGGCGTGCCAGGCGCATGCGCCGCGGCGACCACCTGCGCGGCGAGGAGTGGACGATCCGCCGCCGTGACGGCGAGCGGCGGACGCTGCAGGTGCACACGACCTTCGTCACGCCGCCTTCCGGCGGCGTACACCTGCTGCTGGTGCTGCGCGATGTCAGCGCGAGGAAGGCCGCCGAACAACTCGTGCGGCAGCAGCGCGACCTCGCGCAAAGCTACCTCGACACGGTACAAAGCCTGATGCTGGCGCTCGACTCCGAGGGTCGGATCACGATGATCAACCGCGCCGGTCGCGAACTGCTGGGCTACGGCGAAGGCGAGCTGCTCGGCAGGTGCTGGTTCAGCACCTGTCTGCCGCAACCGAAAGGACGAGAGCAGAGCCTGCCGTTCTTCCGGCGGATCATCGCCGGCGAACTCGATGCCAACCGGTCGAGTGAAGACAGCGTCCTTTGCCGCGACGGTTCGCAACGCCTGATCGGCTGGAAGACCGGCCCACTGACCGACGATGCCGGGCGCATCGTCGGCACGCTGAGCTCCGGTGCCGACATTGGCGAGCGCAAGGAAGTCGAGGCCGAACTCGATCGACATCGTGCGCATCTCGAAACCCTGGTCGCCCAACGGACTGCCGAGCTGTCGCTGGCCAAGGATGCCGCGGAAAGTGCCAACCGGGCAAAATCGGAGTTCCTTTCGAGCATGAGCCACGAACTGCGAACACCGATGAACGCCATCATCGGCTTCGCCCAGATGCTCGAGTACGAAGGCGAGCTCAGCACCGACCAGCAGGACAGCGTACATGAGATCCTCCAGGCGAGCCGCCACCTGCTCGAGCTGATCAACGAAGTCCTCGACCTCGCCCGGATCGAATCCGGACGCATCCAACTGTCGCTCGAGACGACCGAGATCGCTGCCGTCGTCGACGACTGTCGGCACCTTGTCGAGCCGTTGGCGCTGGCCCGCGGGATTACGCTGACGATCGATGTCCCTACCGGTGCAGCGGTGTACGCCGACCGGATCCGTCTCAAGCAGGCGCTCCTCAACCTGCTGTCGAATGCCATCAAGTACAACCGCGAGGGAGGCAGCGTTCACCTGGGCGTCGAACAGCAGCGCACGGCTGCCGGGCTGCGTCAGCGCTTCCGCGTCACCGACAGCGGCATCGGCATCGCTGTCGGGCGCCTTGGCGAGGTCTTTCAGCCCTTCACCCGCCTGCAGGGTGAAAACAGCGAGATCGAGGGCACCGGCATCGGACTGACGATCACCAAGCGCCTGGTTGAACTGATGGATGGTGAAATTGGCGCCGAGAGCGAGCCCGGAGTCGGCAGTCGCTTCTGGATCGACATCCCGGCCGCCACCCTTGATCGCCAGGGCAGCACCACCGATCAGGGCCACTACGCGCAGGCGGTGATACCGGCGGCCAGCGATGAACGGCGCGTCCTGTGCATCGACGACAATCCGTCGAACCTCAAGCTGATGACGCAGATCCTCGGCCGTCACGGCAACCTTCGCCTGCTCACCGCGCATGCTCCGCAACTGGGAATCGAGCTGGCGCTGGCGCACCAGCCGCATCTCGTCCTGCTCGACATCAACATGCCCGGCATGGACGGCTACGAGGTTCTCGCGGTGCTCCAGCGCAATCCGGCGACCCGCCGCACGCCGGTCATCGCCATCACGGCCAATGCCCTCGCCCGCGACGTTGAACGCGGCCGCGCGGCAGGCTTTCTCGACTACATCACGAAACCGATCGACGTCGCCGCCTTCCTGAACGTCGTCGACCAGGCGCTGGAGAAGCAACGATCGGCACGGCCGCAGTGA